In Kineococcus mangrovi, the following are encoded in one genomic region:
- a CDS encoding histidine phosphatase family protein has translation MPTLLLVRHGRSTANTAAVLAGWTPGVHLDDTGRAQAEGLAQRLAPVPVADFVVSPLERCQETARALGAVDGPAGPRPALRTEERLGECKYGDWTGKALKDLAKEPLWRTVQSHPSAAVFPGEGGEGLATMQHRALEAVREHDARVAAEHGDDAVWVAVSHGDVIKAVLADALGMHLDLFQRLSVDPCSVSVVRYAPLRPFVLRMNDSGGDLAGFAPARKKRRSTRRAASSDAVVGGSTGSA, from the coding sequence GTGCCGACTCTCCTACTCGTCCGTCACGGCCGCAGCACCGCCAACACCGCCGCCGTCCTCGCCGGCTGGACGCCCGGGGTCCACCTCGACGACACGGGGCGTGCCCAGGCCGAGGGACTGGCCCAGCGGCTCGCCCCGGTACCGGTGGCCGACTTCGTCGTCTCGCCGCTGGAACGGTGCCAGGAGACGGCCCGGGCGCTGGGCGCGGTGGACGGGCCGGCGGGGCCTCGCCCGGCCCTGCGCACCGAGGAACGACTGGGGGAGTGCAAGTACGGCGACTGGACCGGTAAGGCGCTGAAGGACCTCGCCAAGGAACCGCTGTGGCGGACCGTGCAGTCCCACCCCTCGGCGGCGGTCTTCCCCGGCGAGGGCGGGGAGGGGCTGGCGACCATGCAGCACCGGGCCCTGGAAGCGGTGCGCGAGCACGACGCCCGGGTGGCGGCCGAGCACGGGGACGACGCGGTGTGGGTGGCCGTCAGCCACGGTGACGTCATCAAGGCGGTGCTGGCCGACGCCCTCGGCATGCACCTGGACCTCTTCCAGCGCCTGTCCGTCGACCCGTGCTCGGTGTCGGTCGTGCGCTACGCACCCCTGCGGCCCTTCGTGTTGCGGATGAACGACTCCGGTGGCGACCTCGCCGGGTTCGCGCCGGCGAGGAAGAAGCGCCGCTCGACGCGCCGGGCGGCCAGCAGCGACGCGGTCGTCGGCGGCAGCACGGGCTCGGCGTAG
- a CDS encoding DUF3090 domain-containing protein: MPVHEYDPPERFVAGTVGQPGQRTFFLQARAGGRLTSVALEKTQVSALAERVGELLDEIVRRSGGAAPVPAIPPTGSEDTAPLDLPIEEDFRVGTMSLAWDGERDVVVIECFEVSESDVDPEQPEPGPDQNLLRVSLDGAAARAFAARALALVAAGRPPCPFCAGPLDPAGHVCPRANGYRR; this comes from the coding sequence ATGCCCGTGCACGAGTACGACCCGCCCGAACGCTTCGTGGCGGGCACCGTCGGTCAACCGGGGCAGCGCACCTTCTTCCTGCAGGCGCGGGCCGGGGGGCGGTTGACGTCCGTGGCGCTGGAGAAGACGCAGGTCTCCGCCCTCGCCGAACGCGTCGGGGAACTGCTCGACGAGATCGTCCGCCGCTCCGGGGGTGCCGCACCGGTGCCGGCCATACCGCCCACCGGCAGCGAGGACACCGCGCCCCTGGACCTGCCCATCGAGGAGGACTTCCGCGTCGGCACGATGAGCCTGGCCTGGGACGGTGAGCGCGACGTCGTCGTCATCGAGTGCTTCGAGGTCAGCGAGTCCGACGTCGACCCCGAGCAACCCGAACCGGGGCCGGACCAGAACCTCCTGCGCGTCTCCCTCGACGGGGCCGCCGCTCGTGCGTTCGCCGCCCGGGCCCTGGCCCTCGTGGCCGCGGGCCGTCCGCCGTGCCCGTTCTGCGCCGGTCCGCTGGACCCGGCCGGTCACGTCTGCCCGCGCGCGAACGGGTACCGGCGCTGA
- a CDS encoding SCO1664 family protein, with the protein MDEQEALVRLASGELEIHGRLADASNATLYATATTDEGPLACVYKPVSGERPLWDFPDDTLARREVASYAVSAATGWDVVPPTVFRDGPLGPGSVQLWLQQDGADPADAAEVVLPSPGAGLVDILPPRRVDPGWLTVLEAEDGAGRPVSLVHADDLRLRRMAVLDVVLNNADRKGGHVLPGWSGAVHGVDHGLTFHEEPKLRTVLWGFGGTRLLAEEREVLSVLVGDLDGTLGDVLGELLFVEEVVATLERTERLLAADRMPRPRGQRTIPWPPF; encoded by the coding sequence GTGGACGAGCAGGAGGCGCTCGTCCGGCTCGCCTCGGGGGAGCTGGAGATCCACGGCCGCCTCGCCGACGCGTCGAACGCGACGCTCTACGCGACGGCCACCACGGACGAAGGTCCCCTGGCGTGCGTCTACAAGCCCGTCTCAGGGGAACGTCCGCTGTGGGACTTCCCCGACGACACCCTGGCCCGCCGGGAGGTCGCGTCCTACGCGGTCTCGGCGGCGACGGGGTGGGACGTGGTGCCGCCCACGGTGTTCCGGGACGGGCCGCTGGGCCCGGGATCGGTCCAGCTGTGGTTGCAGCAGGACGGGGCCGACCCCGCTGACGCCGCCGAGGTGGTGCTGCCCTCGCCGGGGGCCGGGCTCGTCGACATCCTCCCGCCGCGACGGGTCGACCCCGGCTGGCTGACCGTGCTGGAGGCCGAGGACGGGGCGGGCCGGCCCGTGTCCCTCGTCCACGCCGACGACCTGCGGTTGCGGCGGATGGCCGTCCTGGACGTCGTCCTGAACAACGCCGACCGCAAGGGCGGTCACGTCCTGCCCGGCTGGTCCGGTGCCGTCCACGGCGTGGACCACGGCCTGACCTTCCACGAGGAGCCGAAGCTGCGGACGGTCCTGTGGGGGTTCGGGGGCACGCGGCTGCTGGCCGAGGAGCGCGAGGTCCTGAGCGTCCTCGTGGGCGACCTCGACGGAACCCTCGGGGACGTGCTGGGGGAGCTGTTGTTCGTCGAGGAGGTCGTCGCGACGCTGGAGCGGACCGAGCGGCTCCTGGCGGCCGACCGGATGCCGAGGCCGCGCGGGCAGCGCACCATCCCGTGGCCGCCGTTCTGA
- the mshC gene encoding cysteine--1-D-myo-inosityl 2-amino-2-deoxy-alpha-D-glucopyranoside ligase, whose translation MRSWPVPAVPSLPGRGPRVHLHDTSTGKVVPVGPEGGTATLYVCGITPYDATHLGHANTYVAFDLLGRAWRDAGLDVRYVQNVTDVDDPLLERATATGVDWRDLAASQIDLFRADMEALSVVPPQEYLGVVEAVDLVSTAVRDLLAAGAAYRVPGVDGEPDGDVYFPVAADEAFGEVSGADRDTMLDLSAERGGDPQRPGKRDPLDPLLWRVERAGEPAWDAGDLGRGRPGWHVECTAIALQHLGMPIDVQAGGSDLVFPHHEMGASHAHLLRPGSRPFARAYAHSGMVAFDGEKMSKSKGNLVLVSKLRAAGVEPGAVRLALVAHHWRSEWEWTEEVLAAARERFAAWSAAVDRPAGPPAEDLLATVRERLADDLDAPGAVAAVDAWVASGEGTDEAAPGLVRDLVAALLGVELAR comes from the coding sequence GTGCGTTCCTGGCCCGTCCCCGCCGTCCCGTCCCTGCCCGGTCGGGGTCCCCGCGTCCACCTCCACGACACCTCGACCGGGAAGGTCGTGCCGGTCGGTCCGGAAGGGGGCACCGCGACGCTCTACGTCTGCGGCATCACCCCCTACGACGCGACGCACCTGGGTCACGCGAACACCTACGTCGCCTTCGACCTGCTGGGGCGCGCGTGGCGCGACGCGGGGCTCGACGTCCGCTACGTGCAGAACGTCACCGACGTCGACGACCCGCTGCTGGAGCGCGCCACCGCCACGGGTGTCGACTGGCGCGACCTCGCCGCCTCGCAGATCGACCTGTTCCGCGCCGACATGGAGGCGTTGTCGGTCGTCCCGCCGCAGGAGTACCTCGGCGTCGTGGAAGCCGTCGACCTCGTCTCCACCGCCGTGCGGGACCTGCTCGCCGCCGGTGCGGCGTACCGCGTCCCGGGTGTCGACGGGGAACCGGACGGAGACGTGTACTTCCCCGTCGCCGCCGACGAGGCGTTCGGCGAGGTCAGCGGCGCCGACCGCGACACGATGCTGGACCTGTCCGCCGAGCGCGGCGGCGATCCGCAGCGGCCGGGCAAGCGGGACCCGCTGGACCCGCTGCTGTGGCGGGTGGAGCGCGCGGGGGAACCCGCGTGGGACGCCGGGGACCTCGGACGGGGACGCCCGGGCTGGCACGTGGAGTGCACGGCGATCGCGTTGCAGCACCTGGGGATGCCCATCGACGTGCAGGCCGGCGGGTCGGACCTGGTGTTCCCGCACCACGAGATGGGGGCTTCCCACGCGCACCTGCTGCGTCCGGGGTCGCGTCCGTTCGCCCGGGCCTACGCGCACTCGGGGATGGTCGCGTTCGACGGCGAGAAGATGAGCAAGTCCAAGGGCAACCTCGTCCTCGTCTCCAAGCTGCGCGCGGCCGGGGTCGAACCCGGCGCCGTCCGGCTCGCGCTCGTCGCCCACCACTGGCGCAGCGAGTGGGAGTGGACCGAGGAGGTCCTGGCCGCGGCGCGGGAGCGGTTCGCGGCGTGGAGCGCCGCCGTCGACCGCCCCGCCGGTCCGCCGGCCGAGGACCTGCTGGCGACGGTGCGGGAACGGCTGGCCGACGACCTCGACGCCCCCGGGGCGGTCGCGGCCGTCGACGCGTGGGTCGCGTCGGGGGAGGGCACCGACGAGGCCGCGCCCGGGCTGGTGCGCGACCTGGTGGCGGCGCTGCTCGGGGTGGAACTCGCCCGCTAG
- a CDS encoding dipeptidase yields MSVDLHRDVLTTHPVFDGHNDLAWEVRERFGSDPVAAGLLDQPTLHTDVPRLRAGGVGAQFWSVYVPSDLDPAAATVAVLEQVDVVRRVVRAQPDVFAWTPTATGVREAVAAGRIASLVGAEGGHSIAGSLAVLRELRRAGLAYVTLTHNDNTPWAASATGEPVDHGLTGFGRDVVREMNRTGVLVDLSHVHERTMHDALDTTTRPVLFSHSSCRTVTDHPRNVPDGVLERLPDNGGVLMVTFVPAFVSAPGTDRATLHDVVRHLEHAREVVGIEHVGLGGDYDGTDAFPDGLADVSCYPALLQALADRGWSAADLRALTCGNALRVLEEAQDGTSVD; encoded by the coding sequence GTGAGCGTGGACCTGCACCGCGACGTGCTCACCACCCACCCGGTCTTCGACGGGCACAACGACCTGGCGTGGGAAGTGCGCGAACGGTTCGGCTCCGACCCCGTCGCGGCGGGGTTGCTGGACCAGCCGACCCTGCACACCGACGTCCCCCGGCTGCGCGCCGGGGGCGTCGGGGCGCAGTTCTGGTCGGTCTACGTGCCCTCGGACCTGGACCCGGCCGCGGCGACGGTCGCCGTGCTGGAACAGGTCGACGTCGTGCGCCGCGTCGTGCGGGCCCAGCCCGACGTCTTCGCGTGGACGCCCACCGCGACGGGCGTGCGGGAGGCGGTGGCCGCGGGCCGCATCGCCTCCCTCGTCGGGGCCGAGGGCGGGCACTCCATCGCCGGCTCGCTCGCTGTCCTGCGGGAACTGCGCCGCGCGGGCCTGGCGTACGTGACGCTGACCCACAACGACAACACCCCGTGGGCGGCCTCGGCGACCGGGGAACCCGTCGACCACGGGCTGACGGGGTTCGGCCGCGACGTCGTCCGGGAGATGAACCGGACCGGCGTCCTCGTCGACCTCTCCCACGTCCACGAACGCACCATGCACGACGCCCTCGACACCACGACGCGGCCCGTGCTGTTCTCGCACTCCTCCTGCCGGACGGTCACCGACCACCCGCGCAACGTGCCGGACGGCGTGCTGGAACGCCTGCCGGACAACGGGGGCGTGCTCATGGTGACCTTCGTCCCGGCGTTCGTGTCGGCACCCGGCACCGACCGGGCGACCCTCCACGACGTCGTCCGCCACCTCGAGCACGCGCGCGAGGTCGTCGGGATCGAGCACGTCGGCCTCGGCGGCGACTACGACGGCACCGACGCGTTCCCCGACGGGCTGGCCGACGTGTCCTGCTACCCGGCCCTGCTGCAGGCCCTGGCCGACCGGGGCTGGTCGGCCGCGGACCTGCGGGCCCTCACCTGCGGCAACGCCCTGCGCGTCCTGGAGGAGGCGCAGGACGGCACGTCGGTGGACTAG
- a CDS encoding AIM24 family protein, with product MASTSPQPLDPQSLPDHDNLPDNPYAYCVRLTGPLFMQTGRMIAYYPAGGGTIRFEPLTATSMTAMVASTFSSPLYSRDWVVANGQGHVLLGDRGYDINSYDLDDGNLTVRAANLLAFDASLELKESIIPGFLTLIGTGKFLASSSGPVIFVEPPVRVDPEALVGWADCPAPSQHFDAGWMGHFLGAARGALFGTRSGEERQYDFTGAGTVLLQSSERVLEDPQVVRRLEGEVHQLGPNQLRHLSGVIQQQLSQHQQ from the coding sequence ATGGCCTCCACCAGCCCCCAGCCCCTCGACCCGCAGTCGCTGCCGGACCACGACAACCTCCCGGACAACCCGTACGCGTACTGCGTGCGGCTCACCGGTCCGCTGTTCATGCAGACCGGCCGGATGATCGCCTACTACCCCGCCGGCGGCGGGACGATCCGGTTCGAACCCCTGACGGCGACGTCGATGACCGCCATGGTCGCCTCCACGTTCTCCTCCCCCCTCTACAGCCGGGACTGGGTCGTCGCGAACGGCCAGGGCCACGTCCTGCTCGGCGACCGCGGGTACGACATCAACTCCTACGACCTCGACGACGGGAACCTCACCGTCCGCGCCGCGAACCTGCTGGCGTTCGACGCGAGCCTGGAGCTCAAGGAGTCGATCATCCCGGGGTTCCTCACCCTCATCGGGACGGGGAAGTTCCTCGCCAGCTCCTCCGGGCCGGTCATCTTCGTCGAGCCCCCGGTGCGGGTGGACCCGGAGGCGCTCGTCGGCTGGGCCGACTGCCCCGCCCCCTCCCAGCACTTCGACGCCGGCTGGATGGGGCACTTCCTCGGCGCCGCCCGGGGCGCGCTGTTCGGGACGCGGTCCGGGGAGGAGCGGCAGTACGACTTCACCGGTGCGGGGACGGTCCTGCTGCAGAGCTCGGAGCGCGTGCTGGAGGACCCGCAGGTCGTGCGCCGGCTCGAGGGCGAGGTGCACCAGCTGGGGCCCAACCAGTTGCGGCACCTGTCGGGCGTCATCCAGCAGCAGCTCTCGCAGCACCAGCAGTGA
- a CDS encoding AIM24 family protein, with the protein MGFTKVTSKVVLAEVRPGAEVLARRGAMLATTGQIAFSPVVGGPGGGAYGGGIASALARGVQGEAVPLMVAEGDGTVHYGFRGHHVTVVDLDGSQPMSVEADRLLAHDANLSSSVVFLGQQGGLRGAVRGAVTGQGLFTTQLSGRGTVAVLSHGGTFALPVGGSRQVVVDPQAYVAHVGNLRLDVATAVSWRDAVGRGSGEGVQLKVSGEGTVYVQASEEKL; encoded by the coding sequence ATGGGGTTCACCAAGGTCACCTCCAAGGTCGTCCTCGCCGAGGTCCGCCCCGGCGCCGAGGTCCTCGCCCGCCGCGGCGCGATGCTCGCCACCACCGGGCAGATCGCCTTCTCCCCCGTCGTCGGCGGTCCCGGTGGCGGCGCGTACGGCGGCGGCATCGCCTCGGCGCTCGCGCGCGGCGTGCAGGGCGAGGCGGTCCCGCTCATGGTCGCCGAGGGCGACGGCACGGTGCACTACGGCTTCCGCGGGCACCACGTCACCGTCGTCGACCTCGACGGCTCCCAGCCCATGTCGGTCGAGGCCGACCGGTTGCTCGCCCACGACGCGAACCTCTCCAGCTCGGTCGTCTTCCTCGGCCAGCAGGGCGGGTTGCGCGGCGCGGTGCGGGGGGCGGTGACGGGTCAAGGCCTGTTCACCACGCAGCTGTCCGGCCGCGGCACCGTCGCGGTCCTGTCCCACGGCGGCACCTTCGCCCTCCCGGTCGGCGGCAGCCGGCAGGTCGTCGTCGACCCGCAGGCGTACGTCGCCCACGTCGGGAACCTGCGCCTGGACGTGGCCACGGCGGTCTCCTGGCGCGACGCCGTGGGCCGCGGGTCCGGGGAAGGCGTGCAGCTCAAGGTGTCCGGCGAGGGCACCGTCTACGTCCAGGCGAGCGAGGAGAAGCTCTGA